From a region of the Lactuca sativa cultivar Salinas chromosome 4, Lsat_Salinas_v11, whole genome shotgun sequence genome:
- the LOC111910697 gene encoding uncharacterized protein LOC111910697 isoform X1 encodes MLLRLQSYSVAGNRFPSPPGGAIPTRLFLFSIYSVFYKVPISSQPETVPEILEAVQGGEWTEVAGLGVWYLFDALSDGDDGEVGGGNERGWTFGGEKGMLWSVGREKVVAGKGLAEVGGGATTTNTIITATGLIVAAHFGGLSNRRSFYPGFHHTTRINQHLIGFIFLFFIFISNFITSYIIKVK; translated from the exons ATGTTGCTCCGCCTGCAATCGTATTCCGTCGCCGGCAATCGTTTTCCATCGCCTCCAGGTGGTGCGATTCCTACTCGACTGTTTCTCTTCTCCATCTATTCAG TTTTTTACAAGGTACCAATTTCCAGTCAACCGGAAACGGTCCCAGAAATCCTAGAAGCTGTACAAGGCGGAGAGTGGACGGAAGTTGCAGGTCTCGGCGTCTGGTATCTATTCGACGCCTTGAGCGACGGAGATGACGGCGAAGTCGGAGGTGGGAATGAAAGGGGTTGGACCTTTGGAGGGGAGAAGGGAATGTTATGGAGCGTAGGGCGTGAAAAAGTGGTGGCAGGCAAGGGATTGGCGGAGGTGGGCGGCGGTGCTACGACTACGAACACCATCATCACCGCCACAGGCTTGATCGTCGCTGCCCATTTTGGAGGGTTGTCAAATCGGCGGAGCTTTTACCCTGGCTTTCATCATACCACCCGAATCAATCAACACTTGATtgggtttatttttttattttttatttttatatcaaATTTCATTACAAGTTACATAATTAAAGTAAAATAA
- the LOC111910697 gene encoding uncharacterized protein LOC111910697 isoform X2: MLLRLQSYSVAGNRFPSPPGGAIPTRLFLFSIYSGDFLLQQGKSGGKKTVRFGWFFLLNVQVVSWKPYYCQGLEQY, translated from the exons ATGTTGCTCCGCCTGCAATCGTATTCCGTCGCCGGCAATCGTTTTCCATCGCCTCCAGGTGGTGCGATTCCTACTCGACTGTTTCTCTTCTCCATCTATTCAGGTGATTTTCTTCTGCAACAG GGAAAAAGCGGTGGAAAAAAGACTGTGAGATTTGGTTGGTTCTTTCTCTTGAATGTACAAGTTGTCTCTTGGAAGCCATACTATTGTCAAGGTTTAGAACAATATTAG